In Brassica napus cultivar Da-Ae chromosome C2, Da-Ae, whole genome shotgun sequence, the sequence TTATCGCTTTTATCTTTTGGGCTATGATGGGCCTATCGTTATGTTAACTATTAAACTAGGCTTCAAGGCTTTTATGCTAAATTGTCTCTCTCTATTCGTCAATGTGTCTCGCAAGAGGCCAAGCTTACACGAAGAAGCCGGAGAGCCGATTGACGCGACGCGACATAGCACGACGAATCTTACTTGTTCTCCAATTCCCTCGTCGCTTAAAGTTTTCGTAATTGCTGGACAGATTCAAGGTGAAAGGTGAGAGCCCATTCTCAacataagctttttttttttttttttcaagtgagAGATTTGGAGAATTAGAATAGTCTTTTGAAGTAAATCGTGATCAGAATTGTGAATGGAGAGAGATAGATTCATGATTTGTGCATGAGCTTAGTTTAGTTTCTCATATGTTTGGTGTTTCAGGATCTAATTGTGGGATTTACCAGAGATAGAGAAAGATGAATAATGAATCGGTGAAGGTGAGTAAAGAGGAGGAGGAATATGTGCTGATGGATCTCGACGATGTTTCGAGGCACATTGACATCCCACCAGACGCTCCTTATACTCTATCAGTTACATTCCAATTACATTATTAGCTTCCTTTGTGTAGGGGATTTGTATATTATCTAACTTTTCTTGTCTTGGTTTTAATAATGCTATACAGGGTTTGGATACTTTGAATCCCATATTGACCATTGATGGGAAAATCAAGCTGGTTAGTCTTTAACTTCCAATCATTaaatgattcttcttcttcattaatTCGCTTTTGGATTTGATCTCTActtcttttggttttgtttccAAATAAAAGGTTGGAGAATACTTGGAGACAATTGGTACATGTCTTGCTTTCTCTGATAAGGGTAATGCTCACTCACCTTTCCTCTCAAAACATTCTAAACATCATATTGTCTGTGGCCCTTAAAAAGAAACATGTTTTTGAACATTTGTTCCAAATACCTTGGTTTTCAGAAGTTGCAGCAGCTGAATATCAGACACCACGCAAGACTGTCGAGCCTGTTGCCAAGATCCACAAGATTCTTAAGTTTAGGCTAGCATTAGATAATGACGATGGAGAAACAAGACCAACCACCTTGTAAACAAGGTCTTTCTAGTTTAAATAGCGTTATGTTAAGTGAAAGAGAGTGTTTTAAGTTTTCTGTTGACTTATTGAATcataattaacaaaacaataGTGACATACTGACATGTGTTGTTCTTTTCTTAAGAATCCATCTGTAACTTTCCCTGGCTCTTAAAAAAAAGACCAAATCAAATCCTCTGTTTTTCTCAAGGTTTTAACAACTAATTCTAAACTCAaaagaatcatcatcatcatcacaacaGATGTAAAGAATCAATatctagaagaaaaaaaaatcaattcgaTTTGAAGCGTCTTGTCACCCTTTGGTGGCTTGAGGTTTATGCTGTTCTTGGACAACATTCTCTTCTTGGTACATCAGCTTTCTCCTCTTGAGACCATAGCCATTGTACTGATAGATTATGCTGTACAGACACTGCCTTAATCCAAGCACATCGAAATCCTCAATGAACCTTAAATCTCTTTGTCTCCACTTCAAACCGGCACACTTCTGGTATTCCtcaagaacagatgataagcaccAGTTCTGCACTTTCCTCAAGCATCCCACAAGACAACCTGTCCTATGCTGCAACAAAATACAGAAACGCCATTATACCTCAACCCCAGAGCTTATGAAACTTGGAGaaggggtttggggttttagtTTTGGTTACCTTTCCTTGCTTACAGTGGATGAGAACTGGATGATTTCTAACATCTGTAAGCAAAACAAAGAGAAGGAACGAATAAGAGAGCAAAAATAGAGAAACAAGACATGAAAGAGTCCTTACCAACAAGTACTCTAAGAGCACTCAAGACTGTATCCTTTGGCATAGGAGTTGGAGGATCCTATGGCgcgtaaaaaaaacaataccaaCCTCAGAAAACCAAAGGCATAATATAAAAGCCACCACAAgactcaaataaaaaaaaaaaaaaaaacagaaacaagcAATTGTATAAGTGCTCCTGCTAATGCAAATCAAGAAGATAACAGCTGTTTtgcagaagagaaaaaaaaaacacaacaaagaaacatgttttgtaattaaataaaagtgTTTCAAGGAAAATAAAACAAGGAAAACGATGGGCAGAGTCaaagattcttttttttgtttctaatgCTCAAAGGAGAATCAGAATCAAAGAGAGAATCTTTACATGATGGATTTAAGATTGAGAGTTGATAAAAAACTGAAGTTCTCGAGCTGAGGAAACCCAGATCGGTATATTCCATCTTCCACCTTCCAGAAATTCTTCGGCGGAATCAAAACCTCGttatgatcatcatcatcatcctccatTAGTAAATGTAAACCCATCTCAATTACACGTCTCCGAATCGCCGAAACCAAAAAAGAGTCGTTAATTGGGAGACAGAGACAATACGAGAAAGCAAGCAAAGAGAAAAACCGCCGCCATTATTAGTTCTTCGTTGGATCCCTCTGTGAggtttggtttttggattttaatcAGGGAATGTTTGTTTTCTCTGTTATCTTCCAG encodes:
- the LOC106423643 gene encoding uncharacterized protein LOC106423643 isoform X1; translated protein: MNNESVKVSKEEEEYVLMDLDDVSRHIDIPPDAPYTLSGLDTLNPILTIDGKIKLVGEYLETIGTCLAFSDKEVAAAEYQTPRKTVEPVAKIHKILKFRLALDNDDGETRPTTL
- the LOC106423643 gene encoding uncharacterized protein LOC106423643 isoform X2, giving the protein MNNESVKVSKEEEEYVLMDLDDVSRHIDIPPDAPYTLSGLDTLNPILTIDGKIKLVGEYLETIGTCLAFSDKVAAAEYQTPRKTVEPVAKIHKILKFRLALDNDDGETRPTTL
- the LOC106423642 gene encoding LOW QUALITY PROTEIN: tyrosine-protein phosphatase DSP5 (The sequence of the model RefSeq protein was modified relative to this genomic sequence to represent the inferred CDS: substituted 4 bases at 4 genomic stop codons), coding for MGLHLLMEDDDDDHNEVLIPPKNFWKVEDGIYRSGFPQLENFSFLSTLNLKSIMXRFSLXFXFSFEHXKQKKESLTLPIVFLVLFSLKHFYLITKHDPPTPMPKDTVLSALRVLVDVRNHPVLIHCKQGKHRTGCLVGCLRKVQNWCLSSVLEEYQKCAGLKWRQRDLRFIEDFDVLGLRQCLYSIIYQYNGYGLKRRKLMYQEENVVQEQHKPQATKG